The proteins below come from a single Vicinamibacterales bacterium genomic window:
- a CDS encoding ABC transporter permease, with protein sequence MNVPFELHVALRYLLARRKQAFISIISLISTLGVVVGVMALVIALALMTGLQGELRDRILGSTAHVYVWKPAGIVDYRAEVTRLRQVPHVLGAAPVVLGKALITTVQGQSFITVKGIDPALEPTVTDVARSMRRGGLAGLEGSGDKLPGIAIGADLAKTLGVQVGDRVRVMTPEGTLSPMGLLPRQRTLVVCGIFALGLWEFDSTYGFVSLPLAERLTDRDRPELIELRVDDIYRAPAVARDISDRFEGQYITEDWTQLNRSLFSALWLEKMAISITIGLIVMVAALNIVASLILLVMEKHRDIAILKTMGASGRSIMLVFVLQGLVIGIVGTGVGATAGYVVSSILDRYRLIRIPMDVYQVSYVPFVVLPLDFVLVIVSAIVICFVATLYPSRQASKLDPAEALRFG encoded by the coding sequence GTGAACGTCCCCTTCGAACTCCACGTCGCGCTGCGATACCTGCTGGCCAGGCGCAAGCAGGCGTTCATCTCGATCATCTCCCTGATCTCGACGCTGGGTGTGGTGGTGGGGGTGATGGCGCTCGTGATCGCGCTCGCGCTGATGACGGGGCTGCAGGGTGAGCTGCGTGACCGCATCCTGGGATCCACCGCCCACGTCTATGTCTGGAAGCCCGCCGGGATCGTCGACTACCGGGCCGAGGTGACCCGTCTCCGCCAGGTGCCCCACGTCCTGGGCGCCGCGCCCGTCGTGCTCGGGAAGGCCCTCATCACCACGGTCCAGGGCCAGTCGTTCATCACGGTGAAAGGGATCGACCCGGCGCTCGAACCGACCGTGACGGACGTGGCGCGCTCGATGAGGCGGGGAGGTCTCGCGGGGCTCGAGGGCAGCGGCGACAAGCTGCCAGGCATCGCGATCGGTGCGGACCTGGCGAAGACGCTCGGCGTGCAGGTCGGTGACCGCGTGCGGGTCATGACGCCCGAAGGCACGCTGTCGCCGATGGGACTGCTGCCGCGCCAGCGCACGCTCGTGGTGTGCGGCATCTTCGCGCTGGGACTTTGGGAGTTCGATTCGACGTATGGGTTCGTCTCGCTGCCACTGGCCGAGCGGCTGACGGATCGCGACAGGCCGGAGTTGATCGAACTCCGCGTGGATGACATCTACCGCGCGCCCGCCGTGGCACGCGACATCAGCGATCGGTTCGAGGGCCAGTACATCACCGAAGACTGGACGCAGCTGAACCGGTCGCTGTTCTCGGCCCTGTGGCTGGAGAAGATGGCCATCTCGATCACGATCGGCCTCATCGTGATGGTGGCGGCGCTGAACATCGTCGCGTCCCTGATCCTGCTGGTGATGGAGAAACACCGTGACATCGCCATCCTGAAGACGATGGGAGCGTCCGGGCGGAGCATCATGCTGGTGTTCGTGCTCCAGGGACTGGTCATCGGGATCGTCGGCACCGGCGTGGGTGCGACCGCCGGATACGTCGTGTCGTCAATCCTGGATCGCTACCGCCTGATCCGGATCCCGATGGATGTCTACCAGGTCTCCTACGTGCCGTTCGTCGTGCTGCCGCTCGACTTCGTGCTCGTGATCGTCTCGGCAATCGTGATTTGCTTCGTCGCGACGCTGTACCCGTCGCGCCAGGCGTCGAAGCTCGATCCGGCCGAAGCGCTGCGGTTTGGATAG
- a CDS encoding ABC transporter ATP-binding protein, with amino-acid sequence MSFVSVTDLAKSYRTAAGPLQVLRGLELSVERGQMVAIVGASGVGKSTLLHVLGGLDQFDGGTIRIGDTDLSQMSDAERVAFRNRHVGFVFQFHHLLPEFDALENTEMPLRIARLPVPEARRRALAVLARVGLRDRLSHRPGALSGGEQQRVAIARALVAQPMLLLADEPTGDLDERTADALHDLLREMHREHQLTSILATHNTRLASVCDRIFRLEAGRLVAE; translated from the coding sequence ATGTCCTTCGTCAGCGTCACCGACCTCGCCAAGTCCTACCGCACCGCGGCCGGCCCGCTTCAGGTGCTGCGCGGGCTCGAGCTGTCGGTCGAGCGCGGCCAGATGGTGGCGATTGTCGGCGCGTCGGGCGTCGGGAAGAGCACGTTGCTCCACGTGCTGGGGGGGCTCGACCAATTCGACGGCGGGACGATCCGGATCGGGGACACCGATCTCTCGCAGATGAGCGACGCCGAACGGGTGGCTTTCCGGAACCGCCACGTCGGGTTCGTCTTCCAGTTCCATCACCTGCTGCCGGAATTCGACGCGCTCGAGAACACCGAGATGCCGCTGCGCATCGCACGTCTCCCCGTGCCCGAGGCACGCCGGCGGGCGCTGGCCGTGCTGGCGCGCGTCGGCCTGCGCGACCGGCTTTCGCATCGCCCCGGGGCGCTCTCGGGCGGCGAGCAGCAGCGGGTGGCGATTGCGCGCGCGCTCGTGGCTCAGCCGATGCTGCTCCTGGCGGACGAGCCCACGGGCGACCTCGACGAGCGGACGGCGGACGCGCTGCACGACCTGCTGCGCGAGATGCACCGCGAGCACCAGCTCACCTCGATCCTCGCCACGCACAATACACGGCTCGCGTCGGTCTGTGACCGCATCTTCCGCCTCGAGGCCGGACGCCTGGTTGCCGAGTAG
- a CDS encoding ATP-dependent Clp protease ATP-binding subunit — MFERYTERARRVLFFARYEASQLGSISIETEHLLLGLIREGKGLTSRIFARSHLSLETIRKEIEGRTVFREKVSTSVEIPFSAETKRVLQFAAEEADRLLHNYVGTEHLLLGILREERSVAASILTERGMRLNTVREDVVQLLNEKTTLTRVKDTPLLAEFSRDLTEAAIKNLLDPLVGREHEVERVQQVLCRRTKNNAVLIGEPGVGKTAIVEGLAQKIVFGDVPHFLADKRLLALDISLIVAGTKYRGQFEERLKAIMKELTDNPNIIVFIDELHTLVGAGSAEGSLDAANILKPALSRGEIRCIGATTPAEYRKYIEKDRSLERRFQAVKVDPPSEAETIEILLGIKERYEQFHHVDYTREAIEAAVYQSSRYITDRFLPDKAIDLIDEAGARAKLRDAGCSGELGEINKSIRVAVEQMEDAVSQRDFERAQFYRDQEVSARENLQFVRERFDVKSNVRRLVVGKQEIDEVVSKWTGVPLASINQDEGDKLLRMEEQLHRRVISQEKAISALSRAIRRSRAGLKNPTRPVGSFVFLGPTGVGKTELARALANFLFGSDHALIRFDMSEYMERHSVSKLIGSPPGYVGHDEGGQLTEKVKRNPYSVVLLDEIEKAHPDVFNILLQVFEDGHLTDGLGNRVNFKNAIIIMTSNIGARYIQKKGAVGFQSAEVAEVNRSLSDMVLAEVRKTFNPEFINRIDEIIVFDPLSDEDLRRILELLVSQMNEHLVDRRLRISLTPDVVDWIINATCKDRSYGARPLRRAIQRYVEDPLSEELIRGKLHGGDVEVYLEGGTLAYRPVGTPAAGQRLA; from the coding sequence ATGTTCGAACGCTATACCGAAAGGGCGAGGCGGGTCCTCTTCTTCGCCCGGTACGAGGCCAGCCAACTCGGCAGCATTTCGATTGAAACCGAGCACCTGCTGTTGGGGCTGATCCGCGAGGGGAAGGGGCTGACGAGCCGGATCTTCGCCCGATCCCACCTGTCGCTCGAGACCATCCGCAAGGAGATCGAGGGCCGGACGGTGTTCCGCGAGAAGGTCTCCACGTCGGTCGAGATTCCCTTCAGCGCCGAGACGAAGCGCGTCCTGCAGTTCGCGGCCGAAGAGGCGGATCGCCTGCTGCACAACTACGTCGGGACTGAGCACCTGTTGCTCGGCATCCTCCGCGAAGAGCGATCGGTGGCGGCGTCGATCTTGACCGAACGCGGCATGCGGCTGAACACGGTGCGGGAGGACGTGGTCCAGCTGCTGAACGAGAAGACCACGCTGACACGGGTGAAGGACACGCCGCTGCTGGCCGAGTTCAGCCGCGACCTGACCGAGGCGGCGATCAAGAACCTGCTCGACCCCCTGGTTGGGCGCGAGCACGAGGTCGAGCGCGTGCAGCAGGTGTTGTGCCGGCGCACGAAGAACAACGCCGTCCTGATCGGCGAACCCGGCGTCGGCAAGACGGCGATCGTCGAAGGTCTCGCCCAGAAGATCGTGTTCGGGGACGTGCCGCACTTCCTCGCCGACAAGCGCCTCCTCGCGCTGGACATTTCGCTCATCGTCGCGGGCACGAAGTACCGCGGTCAGTTCGAGGAGCGCCTGAAGGCGATCATGAAGGAGCTGACCGACAACCCGAACATCATCGTGTTCATCGACGAACTACACACGCTGGTGGGCGCAGGCTCGGCGGAGGGCTCGCTCGATGCGGCCAATATCCTCAAGCCCGCGTTGTCGCGCGGAGAGATCCGGTGCATCGGCGCCACCACGCCTGCCGAGTACCGAAAGTACATCGAGAAGGACCGGTCGCTCGAGCGCCGGTTCCAGGCCGTCAAGGTGGATCCGCCGTCGGAGGCCGAGACGATCGAGATTCTCCTCGGGATCAAGGAGCGCTACGAGCAGTTCCACCACGTGGACTACACGCGCGAGGCCATCGAGGCGGCGGTCTACCAGTCGAGCCGCTACATCACCGACAGGTTCCTGCCCGACAAGGCCATCGATCTCATCGACGAGGCGGGCGCGCGGGCGAAGCTGCGCGACGCAGGCTGCAGCGGGGAACTCGGCGAGATCAACAAGAGCATCCGCGTGGCGGTCGAGCAGATGGAGGACGCCGTCTCGCAGCGCGACTTCGAGCGGGCCCAGTTCTACCGCGATCAGGAAGTCTCGGCGCGCGAGAACCTCCAGTTCGTGCGCGAGCGCTTCGACGTCAAATCGAACGTCCGCCGGCTCGTGGTCGGCAAGCAGGAGATCGACGAGGTCGTCTCCAAGTGGACCGGCGTCCCGCTCGCCTCGATCAACCAGGACGAGGGCGACAAGCTGCTGCGGATGGAGGAGCAGCTGCACCGCCGGGTGATCAGCCAGGAGAAGGCCATCTCGGCGCTGTCGCGCGCCATCCGCCGGTCGCGCGCCGGCCTCAAGAATCCCACGCGCCCGGTGGGCAGCTTCGTGTTCCTCGGCCCGACCGGCGTCGGCAAGACGGAACTCGCGCGCGCGCTGGCCAACTTCCTGTTCGGCAGCGACCACGCGCTCATCCGCTTCGATATGTCCGAGTACATGGAGAGGCACTCGGTGTCGAAGCTGATCGGATCGCCGCCGGGCTACGTGGGCCACGACGAGGGCGGCCAGCTGACCGAGAAGGTGAAGCGCAACCCGTACTCGGTGGTGCTGCTCGATGAGATCGAGAAGGCGCACCCGGATGTCTTCAACATCCTGCTGCAGGTCTTCGAGGACGGCCACCTGACCGACGGTCTGGGGAATCGCGTCAACTTCAAGAACGCGATCATCATCATGACGTCGAACATCGGTGCGCGCTACATCCAGAAGAAGGGCGCGGTCGGGTTCCAGTCGGCCGAGGTGGCGGAGGTGAACCGCAGCCTCTCGGACATGGTGCTCGCGGAAGTGCGCAAGACGTTCAATCCGGAGTTCATCAACCGGATCGACGAGATCATCGTCTTCGACCCGCTGTCCGACGAGGACCTGCGGCGGATCCTGGAACTGCTGGTGTCCCAGATGAACGAGCACCTGGTGGACCGCCGGCTGCGGATCTCGCTGACGCCGGACGTCGTCGACTGGATCATCAATGCCACATGCAAGGATCGGTCGTACGGCGCACGTCCGCTGCGCCGCGCGATCCAGCGGTACGTGGAGGATCCGCTCTCCGAAGAGCTCATCCGTGGCAAGCTCCACGGTGGCGACGTCGAGGTGTATCTGGAGGGGGGGACGCTGGCCTACAGGCCGGTCGGGACCCCTGCCGCCGGCCAGAGGCTGGCCTGA
- the bamA gene encoding outer membrane protein assembly factor BamA, giving the protein MRKCCFVLLLATLVLIPGVWRPALAVAAAQPGTAPGPSLQAGQAKPPAPPPQVPSQPAGTGRILWCGREIGPPSSLPPSGSGPVVYLLGACFPDQGGVSVIEPETYLYYIQLKPSRPSTGQWTAWNEQTEKTVFDDFKRLWGTNFLDNLSIEVTDYPFSNGVTGKLVAYNMEERQRVKIVDYEGAKHLEQTKIDEKLKEENASIRLDSFIDPSLVRKVKKVVLDMLAEKGYQFATVNPEIKPLPGGPKLVNLTFKVDEGPQVKIRQVQFVGNKAVGNFALTRQMKNNRGKWFLSFITGHGTYQEAKYEEDADKIVGYYRDHGYIAARVGDPELKYIEDSPNRRTRWVQLRIPITEGERYRVGNFTFDGNKVVKSESLRPMFKLKANDWYSDKAVRKGLEKSREAYGSGGYFEFTGYPDLQPRDEAGAAAAKAAEAGQKPVPPPVKPVVASHGKAPIVDVTMRMQEGKQYFINRIVFVGNTTTRDTVVRREMRLFEEGVFNTEALKYSIKRINQLAYFKPLEGGKDVDVQKTPGTDNKVDVTLKFEEQNRNQLTFGAGVSQFEGFFGQLGFQTANFMGRGETFGVNLQAGSRAQNYQISFSEPYLFDRAMTGGIDVFRRRIEYINQFTQKSTGGNLVFGFPLKDFTRMFINYSYEHTTVTDVNPLYTDPLVLASNPYLADSLLLGANGARTISKVVPSLVHNTVDNPIFPTTGRRYTLSIDLAGLGGDTNFYKPMAEGVWYFQHTKRTSFGFRAQAEYISQFSGSKALPVFEKLALGGEYSIRGFDIRSIGPKTETGLVLGGNKSLLFNAEYLISIAGPVRLVLFYDAGQVRDDGEKFLLKEFKTSTGAEVRFFMPVLNVPFRLIFAYDPQRDGILDNSLQPQKAFSFRFAVGSTF; this is encoded by the coding sequence ATGCGTAAGTGCTGTTTCGTCCTCCTCCTGGCGACGCTGGTCCTGATCCCGGGCGTCTGGCGACCGGCCCTCGCGGTCGCGGCTGCACAGCCTGGAACCGCGCCCGGCCCGTCCCTTCAAGCGGGCCAGGCCAAGCCGCCGGCGCCGCCACCGCAGGTCCCCTCGCAGCCTGCGGGGACGGGACGGATACTCTGGTGCGGCCGCGAAATCGGTCCCCCCTCGAGCCTGCCCCCGTCCGGGTCTGGTCCGGTGGTCTACCTGCTGGGTGCGTGCTTTCCGGACCAGGGCGGTGTGTCGGTCATCGAGCCGGAGACCTATCTCTACTACATCCAGTTGAAGCCGAGCCGGCCGTCGACCGGGCAGTGGACGGCCTGGAACGAGCAGACCGAGAAGACGGTCTTCGACGACTTCAAGCGCCTCTGGGGCACGAACTTCCTCGACAACCTGTCGATCGAGGTCACAGACTACCCGTTCTCGAACGGCGTGACCGGCAAGCTGGTCGCCTACAACATGGAGGAGCGCCAGCGGGTCAAGATCGTGGACTACGAGGGTGCCAAGCACCTCGAGCAGACCAAGATCGACGAGAAGCTGAAGGAGGAGAACGCCTCCATCCGGCTCGATTCGTTCATCGATCCCAGCCTGGTCCGGAAGGTGAAGAAAGTCGTCCTGGACATGCTGGCGGAGAAGGGCTACCAGTTCGCCACGGTGAATCCCGAGATCAAGCCGCTGCCCGGCGGCCCGAAACTCGTCAACCTCACGTTCAAGGTCGACGAGGGGCCGCAGGTGAAGATCCGGCAGGTGCAGTTCGTCGGCAACAAGGCGGTGGGGAACTTCGCGCTGACGCGCCAGATGAAGAACAACCGCGGCAAGTGGTTCCTCTCCTTCATCACCGGCCACGGCACCTACCAGGAAGCGAAATACGAAGAGGACGCCGACAAGATCGTCGGGTACTACCGCGACCACGGGTACATCGCGGCGCGTGTCGGCGATCCGGAGCTGAAGTACATCGAGGACTCCCCGAACCGGCGGACGCGGTGGGTCCAACTCCGGATCCCCATCACCGAGGGTGAGCGTTACAGAGTGGGGAATTTCACCTTCGACGGGAACAAGGTCGTGAAGTCCGAGAGCCTGCGACCGATGTTCAAGCTGAAGGCGAATGACTGGTACAGCGACAAGGCGGTCCGCAAGGGGCTCGAGAAATCACGGGAGGCGTACGGGTCGGGCGGCTACTTCGAGTTCACGGGCTACCCGGACCTCCAGCCGCGCGACGAGGCCGGGGCGGCCGCGGCGAAGGCGGCGGAGGCCGGGCAAAAGCCTGTGCCACCGCCGGTCAAGCCGGTCGTCGCGTCTCACGGCAAGGCGCCGATCGTCGATGTGACGATGCGGATGCAGGAAGGCAAACAGTACTTCATCAACCGGATCGTCTTCGTCGGCAACACGACGACGCGCGATACCGTCGTCCGGCGGGAGATGCGGCTGTTCGAAGAGGGCGTCTTCAACACCGAGGCCTTGAAGTACTCGATCAAGCGGATCAACCAGTTGGCCTACTTCAAGCCGCTCGAGGGCGGGAAGGACGTGGACGTTCAGAAGACGCCCGGGACGGACAACAAGGTGGACGTGACGCTGAAGTTCGAGGAGCAGAACCGCAACCAGCTCACCTTCGGCGCCGGTGTCTCCCAGTTCGAGGGCTTCTTCGGCCAACTCGGCTTCCAGACCGCGAATTTCATGGGCCGCGGCGAGACCTTCGGTGTCAACCTGCAGGCCGGCTCGCGGGCACAGAACTACCAGATCTCGTTCTCAGAGCCCTATCTGTTCGACAGGGCGATGACCGGCGGCATCGACGTCTTCCGGCGCCGCATCGAGTACATCAACCAGTTCACGCAGAAGTCCACCGGCGGCAACCTCGTGTTCGGGTTCCCGCTCAAGGACTTCACGCGCATGTTCATCAACTACAGCTATGAACATACGACCGTGACCGACGTGAACCCGCTGTACACCGACCCGCTCGTGCTGGCATCGAACCCCTACCTGGCGGATTCGTTGTTGCTCGGGGCGAACGGCGCGCGGACGATCAGCAAGGTCGTGCCGAGCCTGGTGCACAACACGGTGGACAACCCGATTTTCCCGACGACGGGGAGACGGTATACTCTGTCTATTGATCTGGCCGGCCTCGGTGGGGACACCAATTTCTACAAGCCGATGGCGGAGGGCGTTTGGTACTTCCAGCATACCAAGCGGACCTCATTCGGCTTCAGGGCGCAGGCGGAGTACATCAGCCAGTTCAGCGGCTCGAAGGCGCTGCCGGTGTTCGAGAAACTGGCGCTCGGCGGCGAGTACAGCATCCGAGGTTTCGACATCCGGTCGATCGGACCGAAGACCGAAACGGGGCTGGTGCTCGGGGGCAACAAGAGCCTGCTGTTCAACGCCGAGTATCTGATTTCCATTGCCGGCCCGGTGCGCCTCGTGCTGTTCTATGACGCGGGTCAGGTGCGCGACGATGGCGAGAAGTTCTTGCTGAAGGAGTTCAAGACGTCGACCGGCGCCGAAGTCCGGTTCTTCATGCCCGTCTTGAACGTGCCGTTCCGCCTGATCTTCGCGTACGATCCGCAGCGTGACGGCATTCTGGACAACAGCTTGCAGCCGCAGAAGGCGTTCAGCTTCCGGTTCGCCGTTGGATCGACGTTCTAG
- a CDS encoding OmpH family outer membrane protein, translating into MRRFAVAVLLSLALGAVPTFALAQAKPTTPQKPASALAPAAQKPATPSPAQAAPQPPRPFPEGAKIAYMNIPRIAAESSEGKVSTTRVNALREKKLAELNAKNKQLETAQQKVSQGGNLLSEDARATAQKEVERIQVEIQRMQQDAEAEMQDLQQQLQAEFQRKLTPIIQQVAVEKGIHVLLSQTDAGMVWADPGLDLTNDIIKRFDAAMTGAKPPANPPQGQ; encoded by the coding sequence ATGAGACGCTTTGCCGTTGCCGTGCTTCTCAGCCTGGCGCTGGGAGCCGTTCCGACGTTCGCCTTGGCCCAGGCCAAGCCCACGACGCCGCAGAAACCCGCCTCCGCTCTGGCTCCCGCGGCACAGAAGCCGGCCACGCCGTCCCCGGCACAGGCCGCTCCGCAGCCGCCGCGCCCGTTCCCCGAGGGTGCGAAGATCGCCTACATGAACATCCCGCGCATCGCCGCCGAATCGTCCGAGGGCAAGGTCTCCACGACGAGGGTGAACGCGCTGCGCGAAAAGAAGCTCGCCGAACTGAACGCGAAGAACAAGCAGCTCGAGACGGCGCAGCAGAAGGTGAGCCAGGGCGGCAATCTCCTGAGCGAGGACGCCCGCGCCACGGCTCAGAAGGAAGTCGAGCGGATTCAGGTCGAGATCCAGCGTATGCAGCAGGACGCTGAGGCCGAGATGCAGGACCTGCAGCAGCAGTTGCAAGCGGAATTCCAGCGGAAGTTGACGCCGATCATCCAGCAGGTCGCGGTCGAGAAGGGGATCCACGTCCTCCTCAGCCAGACCGATGCCGGGATGGTGTGGGCGGACCCCGGCCTCGACCTGACCAACGACATCATCAAGCGGTTCGACGCGGCAATGACCGGCGCCAAGCCGCCGGCCAATCCGCCGCAGGGCCAGTAG
- the lpxA gene encoding acyl-ACP--UDP-N-acetylglucosamine O-acyltransferase, translating into MATTIPALLDRLCYRYPSYLVDAIAEHVPGERVVAFKNVTVGEDFFQGHFPGAPLMPGVLMMETLAQVSAFLLLYNEEQRATARVVLRGVNDAKFRKQIVPGDRVRLEVNRRKGRGPVARLHGVAFVDDQIVAEAVLLMAVTEDAIRVDPTATVEPGAVIGAGTVIGQNAFVGRHVRIGKDCKIGASAVIDGWTEIGNENDVSPFVSIGLAPQHLKYAGQPTRVVIGDRNVIREFVTIHRGTVEGGGLTRVGSRNLLMAYAHVAHDCAVENDTILGNAATLGGHVHVEDFANISAFSGVHQFCRVGKHAFIGGYSVVTKDAMPFARTVGNRARIYGLNTIGLVRRGYSVETLNKLKRAYRYLLVSKLNTSRAVSRIQADETLVCPEVQYLIDFIRSSHRGVLLRRPARRADEAVVDE; encoded by the coding sequence TTGGCCACTACCATTCCTGCGCTGCTCGACCGGCTGTGCTATCGGTATCCCTCGTACCTCGTCGACGCCATCGCGGAGCACGTGCCCGGCGAGCGGGTCGTGGCGTTCAAGAACGTCACGGTCGGCGAGGATTTCTTCCAGGGCCACTTCCCGGGTGCGCCGCTGATGCCCGGGGTGTTGATGATGGAAACGCTGGCGCAGGTGTCGGCGTTCCTGTTGCTGTACAACGAGGAACAGCGCGCCACCGCACGCGTCGTCCTGCGCGGCGTCAACGACGCCAAGTTTCGCAAGCAGATCGTGCCGGGCGACCGGGTGCGGCTCGAGGTGAACCGGCGGAAGGGGCGCGGGCCGGTGGCCCGGCTGCACGGCGTCGCGTTCGTCGACGACCAGATCGTGGCCGAGGCCGTGCTGTTGATGGCGGTGACCGAGGACGCGATCCGGGTCGACCCGACGGCGACGGTCGAGCCGGGCGCCGTCATCGGTGCGGGCACGGTGATCGGGCAGAATGCCTTCGTCGGGCGGCACGTCCGGATCGGGAAGGACTGCAAGATCGGCGCGTCCGCGGTCATCGACGGGTGGACGGAGATCGGCAACGAGAACGACGTGTCGCCGTTCGTATCGATTGGCCTGGCACCGCAGCACCTCAAGTATGCGGGCCAGCCGACGCGGGTCGTCATCGGCGATCGAAACGTGATCCGCGAGTTCGTGACGATTCACCGCGGTACCGTCGAAGGTGGCGGTCTGACGCGGGTTGGCAGCCGGAACCTGCTGATGGCGTATGCGCACGTGGCCCACGACTGTGCGGTCGAGAACGACACGATCCTCGGGAACGCCGCAACGCTCGGCGGCCACGTGCACGTGGAGGACTTCGCGAACATCAGCGCCTTCTCTGGCGTGCACCAGTTCTGCCGCGTCGGGAAGCACGCATTCATCGGCGGGTACTCCGTCGTCACCAAGGACGCGATGCCGTTCGCGAGGACCGTGGGCAACCGCGCGCGCATCTACGGGCTCAACACGATCGGCCTCGTTCGGCGCGGCTACTCGGTTGAGACACTGAACAAGCTCAAGCGCGCGTACCGCTACCTGCTCGTGTCGAAGCTCAATACCAGCCGCGCGGTGAGCCGGATCCAGGCCGACGAGACGCTGGTCTGTCCGGAAGTGCAGTACCTCATCGATTTCATCCGCAGCTCGCACCGTGGCGTCCTGCTGCGACGGCCGGCCCGGCGGGCCGACGAGGCAGTGGTGGATGAGTAG
- the lpxI gene encoding UDP-2,3-diacylglucosamine diphosphatase LpxI (LpxI, functionally equivalent to LpxH, replaces it in LPS biosynthesis in a minority of bacteria.), whose amino-acid sequence MRIGLIAGNGTFPFLVLDAARRLGHHVTIVAVQEEAFPELNSAAAHEPQADITWLSLGQLSTCIETFRAAGVTQAVMAGQVKHVKIFSGIVPDRLLLSVLLRLRARNTDALISAVADVMRDHGIELLDSTAFLTPLLARAGCLSARRPTGQEEVDLAFGYRMADAVAGLDIGQTLAVKDAAVVAVEAMEGTDEVIARAGRLAGPGTRIVKVAKPNQDMRFDVPVIGLATIEAMRQAGATVLSVDAGKALVFDLDELIRAADAGGIAVVGRDSSGPRA is encoded by the coding sequence ATGCGCATCGGCCTGATCGCGGGCAACGGCACCTTCCCGTTCCTGGTGCTCGACGCGGCGCGTCGCCTCGGTCACCATGTGACGATTGTCGCGGTACAGGAGGAGGCATTTCCCGAGTTGAACTCGGCGGCGGCGCACGAGCCGCAGGCCGACATCACCTGGCTCTCGCTCGGTCAACTGAGCACGTGCATCGAGACGTTCAGGGCGGCGGGCGTCACCCAAGCGGTGATGGCGGGCCAGGTGAAGCACGTCAAGATCTTCTCGGGAATCGTGCCGGACCGACTCCTCCTGTCCGTCCTCCTCCGGCTGCGTGCCCGCAATACGGACGCGTTGATCTCCGCCGTCGCCGACGTCATGCGCGATCACGGCATCGAGTTGCTCGACTCGACCGCCTTTCTCACGCCGCTGTTGGCCCGCGCCGGCTGCCTGTCCGCCCGCCGGCCGACCGGCCAGGAAGAGGTCGATCTGGCGTTCGGCTATCGCATGGCCGACGCCGTGGCCGGTCTCGACATCGGGCAGACGCTTGCCGTCAAAGACGCCGCCGTGGTGGCGGTCGAAGCGATGGAGGGCACCGACGAGGTGATTGCGCGGGCGGGCCGCCTTGCGGGCCCCGGCACCCGCATCGTGAAGGTGGCGAAGCCGAACCAGGATATGCGTTTCGACGTGCCCGTGATCGGTCTCGCCACGATCGAGGCGATGCGTCAGGCCGGGGCGACCGTCCTGTCGGTGGACGCGGGCAAGGCGCTCGTATTCGATCTCGACGAACTCATTCGTGCCGCGGATGCCGGCGGGATCGCCGTCGTCGGACGGGACAGCAGCGGACCGCGCGCATAG
- a CDS encoding Gfo/Idh/MocA family oxidoreductase: MTNSTSVLRVAAIGVGHLGRHHARILSTLPGADLVGVVDIKPDRAAEIAAACHSKPFTDFHALLGQVDAVSIAVPTNAHLEVALPFLEQGIPVLVEKPLARSVGEADRLIAAAASKGVVLAVGHTERHNPAVGAAAQYLQDPRFIEVHRLGTFSERSLDIDVVFDLMIHDLDVVLSLVHGEVASIEAVGVPVLTGRVDIANARIRFENGCIANITASRISRDRVRKIRFFQPDTYLSIDYAAQEVEMYRLVRGTVKPTIEGGKLDVPREEPLARELADFLGAVREHRRPLVAGEDGRRALDLAQRITDRMAAGV; encoded by the coding sequence ATGACGAACTCAACCTCCGTACTCCGCGTCGCCGCCATCGGCGTTGGTCACCTCGGCCGTCACCACGCTCGGATTCTCTCAACGCTTCCCGGCGCGGACCTGGTAGGCGTGGTCGACATCAAGCCAGACCGCGCCGCGGAAATCGCCGCTGCGTGCCACTCGAAGCCGTTCACCGATTTCCACGCGCTCCTCGGCCAGGTGGATGCCGTCTCGATCGCGGTGCCGACGAATGCGCACCTCGAGGTGGCCCTGCCATTCCTCGAACAGGGGATTCCCGTCCTCGTGGAAAAGCCGCTGGCCAGATCGGTCGGGGAGGCCGATCGGCTGATCGCGGCGGCCGCCAGCAAGGGCGTGGTGCTCGCGGTCGGACACACCGAGCGACACAATCCGGCCGTGGGCGCTGCCGCGCAGTACCTTCAGGATCCGCGGTTCATCGAGGTCCATCGGCTCGGAACATTCTCCGAGCGCAGCCTCGACATCGACGTCGTCTTCGATCTGATGATCCACGACCTCGACGTCGTGCTGTCCCTGGTGCACGGCGAGGTCGCGTCGATCGAGGCCGTGGGGGTGCCGGTCCTGACAGGGCGCGTGGATATCGCCAACGCTCGCATCCGCTTCGAGAACGGGTGCATCGCCAATATCACGGCCAGTCGGATCAGCCGCGACCGTGTCCGGAAGATCCGCTTCTTCCAGCCCGACACGTACCTGTCAATCGACTACGCCGCGCAGGAAGTCGAGATGTACCGGCTGGTGCGCGGCACGGTGAAGCCGACGATCGAAGGTGGAAAACTCGACGTGCCCAGGGAGGAACCGCTCGCGCGCGAGCTCGCCGACTTCCTCGGCGCCGTTCGCGAGCATCGGCGTCCGCTCGTCGCGGGAGAGGACGGTCGCCGGGCGCTCGACCTCGCCCAACGGATCACCGACCGGATGGCGGCCGGCGTATAG